The DNA sequence ATCCGCGACTCCTTGGATCCGGGCACCAGGTGGTCGACGAGCACGCCGTAGCGGCGGGTGGCGCTCGGAGGCTCCTCCGCCAGGAGCTCATCGAGCAGATCGACGCCCTGAAGGTACTCCACGACGACGCCCTCGACGCGCAGGTCGGCGCCCCACACCTTCTCGACGAGCTCGGCGTCATGACGGCCCTCGACGAGGATGCGGCTGGGGAGCGCTATCCGTGCCCGCTGATCGGCGACCGCGAAGGACCCGGATGCCGTGCGCTTCGCGCCCTGCTGCCTCGCCGCCGGGGGCGTGAGCCGCACCGCGGCACCGTCGATGAGGAACCCGCCGCCGAGCGGGAACAGGCGCTTCCGCCCGAGGCGGTCCTCGAGTTCGACGTTCCCGCCCTGCACACGCGTGACCGCACCGCAGAAGCCGTCGGACGCGACCTCGACCACGAGGTCGATCTCCGCCGCGACGTCGGGAACCGGCTTCTTGCCCCGGTCTCTCCACCCCGTCGCGAGCACGTCGGATCCGTACCTGTCGTCCATGCCTTCCAGCGTATGTGTCTCCGCTGAGGGCGAACGCTCATCCGCGCTCGGATGCTGTCGCGTGTCGGACTCAGTGCATAGACTCGTGCCATGGGGCTCGGCTGCCGGTCGGAGGGAAGACGATGAAGACACGGTTTCTCGCGCTGGCTGCCGCCGCACTGACGGCGGCCATCGTGAGCCTGTCCGCTCCGATCGCCTCCGCCACCGAGCCCGTGACCCTCGACTCCGGTTTCGTCACCGATCAGGCCGGCGTGCTGAGCGCGAGCGACGAGCAGGCGATCGAGGATCGCCTCGAGCAGCTCAGCGAGGCCTCATCGGTCGAGCTCTTCGTCGTGTTCGTCGACGACTTCACCGCTCCGTCCGACAGCGTCCGGTGGGCCGACACGGTGGCGGACGCCAACGGGCTCGGGTCAGATCAGTACCTGCTCGCGGTGGCCGTCGAGGGCCGGAACTACTACATCTCCGCCGCTTCCGACGGCCCGCTGAGCGGAGGGAAGCTCGACGGCATCGAAGACAAGATCCTCCCGCAGATGCGGGATGAGGACTGGAGCGGCGCCATCATGACCGCCGCCGACGAGATCCAGGGCGACGGCGGCGCCGGGGCACTGCGCGCGACCCTCATCGTCGTGGGAATCGTCGTGCTCGCGCTCCTCGTCTGGCTCGTCATCGCCCTCGTGCGGCGAGCACGACGCAACGCGGCGATCCGTGCCCGAGGCGCGATGCCCGAGAAGCCCGATCCCGCCGATCCCTTCTCCACCCTCACCGACGAGCAGGTGCAGACGCAGGCCGGCGCCGCACTCGTGCAGGCCGACGACGCGATCACCTCCAGTCGCGAGGAGCTCGGCTTCGCCGTGGCGCAGTTCGGCGAGGCCGCGACCGCCGAGTTCAGCGGAGCCGTCGAGACGGCCAAGGCGAAGATGTCGGAGGCGTTCGATCTCAAGCAGAAGCTCGACGACGAGATCGAGGACACCGTCTACGACCGTCGCGCCTGGCACATCCGCATCATCCAGCTCTGCGACGAGATCGACGACGTGCTCGATGACAACACCGAGGCGTTCGATGCGCTCCGAGAACTGGAGCAGAACGCGCCGCAGGAGCTCGAGCGCGTGCGTGGCGAGCGGGCGGCCCTCGACCCGGTCCTGGCGGGCGCGGAGGCCGCACTGGCGGGCCTCGCCGCGACCTACGACCAGCAGGCGCTCGGCACCGTGATCGACAACCCCGCGCAGGCGGCCGAACGGGCAGCCCTTGCCGACCGCTCGATCGCCGCGGCCGCGCAGGCGATCACCGACGGCCGCACCGGAGAGGCGGCGTTCGCGATCCGCACCGCCGAGCAGTCGGTCGCGCAGGCCGCGCAGCTCGTCAAGGCCATCACCGACCTCGGCGCCGACCTCGGACGCATCGAGTCGCAGGCGCAGGCCCTGATGGCCGAACTGCAGGCCGACATCGCCGCCGCCCAGCAGCTGCCCGACTCCACCGGGACGATCGCGGGCATCGCCGCCGCGACGGCTCAGCAGCTGCAGCAGGCGCAGGCCGGCAGCACCGGCGCCGGGCGCAACCCGCAGCGGATGCTCGACGCGCTCACCGCGGCCAATTCGCAGATCGACGCCGCCATCGCGCAGGGCACGCAGGCCGTGGAGCGCGCCAGACGCGTGCAGCAGATGATGGAGCAGACCCTGGCGCAGGCCGAGTCCGAGATCCGCGCCGCGCGCGAGTACATCGAGACGCGCCGAGGCACGGTGGGGTCGACCGCACGAACCCGACTCTCGCAGGCCGAGTCGACGCTCACCCAGGCGCTGAACCTCCGCCCGTCGAATCCCGAGGCCGCGCTCACCGAGGCGGGTCGCGCTCTCGACCTCGCGCGCCAGGCGACGGCATCCGCTCAGGCGGACGTCGCCGCGATGAACCCCTCCCGCTATGAGAACGACGGCTGGGGCGGTGGCGGCGTCTTCGGCGGGGGCGGCGGCAGCAGAGGCGGCGGATCCGGCCTCGGCGGCGACATCCTCGGCGGCATCATCGGCGGGCTGCTCTCCGGAGGCGGCGGCGGAGGCGGCTCCTCACGCCGCAGCAGCTGGCGTTCCAGCGGCAGCGGCGGGTTCCGCAGCTCCGGCTTCGGGGGCGGCGGGCGGTCAAGTGGCCGCAGCGGCCGTTCGGGAGGTCGACGCTTCTGAACCGCATACCCCCTGACACCCAGACCTCGACTACGACCCTCTGAAAGGAACACGCATGACCAAGCAGTCCATCTTCGGACGTATCTCGACCCTCGTCCGGGCGAACATCAATTCGCTCCTCGACTCCGCCGAGGACCCGCAGAAGATGATCGACCAGCTCGTCCGCGACTACACCAACAGCATCGCGGACGCGGAGTCGGCCATCGCCGAGACCATCGGCAACCTCCGCCTCCTCGAGCGCGACCACGAGGAAGACGTCCAGGCGGCCACCGAGTGGGGCAACAAGGCTCTCGCCGCCAGCCGCAAGGCCGACGAGATGCGCTCGAACGGCAACGCGGCCGACGCCGACAAGTTCGACAGCCTCGCGAAGATCGCGCTGCAGCGTCAGATCAGCGCGGAGCGCGAGGCGACCGGTGCCGAGCCGCAGATCGCCGCGCAGACCGAGATCGTCGACAAGCTCAAGTCCGGCCTCAACGGCATGAAGGAGAAGCTCGTCGACCTGAAGAACAAGCGCAGCGAGCTCCTCGCCCGCGCCAAGGTCGCCGAGGCGCAGACCAAGGTGCAGGATGCGGTGTCGTCGATCAACGTCCTCGACCCGACCAGCGAACTGGGCCGCTTCGAAGACAAGGTGCGCCGCCAGGAGGCACTCGCGCAGGGCAAGGCCGAGCTCGCCGCGTCGAGCCTCGACGCCCAGTTCGAGAGCCTCGAAGACCTCGGCGAGCTCACCGAGGTCGAGGCTCGGCTCGCCGAGCTGAAGGCCGGCGGCTCGACCGCGTCGCGCCAGGCCATCGAAGGCTCCTGATACACCCCGCTGATGCCCCGGACGACCTCGTCCGGGGCATCAGCACTTCCCCGGGAGGGAGACATGGTGCGTTTCCTCGTCGTGCCGCAGTGGCAGGGTTCACCGGCGGCTCGTGCGATGCTGCTCGTGGACGGCGCGTCCGCGATCGCGGGCGATCTGCCGCGCGCCGCGACGACCGTGCTCGACGTGCCGGTCGAGGCCGGCGAATCGCTCGGCACCGGGGTCCGACGGCTCAGCGCGCTGCGCCGCACGCGTGAGCTGGTCGCCGAGAGCATGACCGCCGACACGGTCGTGATCGGCGGCGACTGCAGCGTCACGGTGGCCGCCCTCGACGCGCTGCCCGGCGGGACCGACGACATCGCCGTCGTGTGGTGCGATGCGCACGGCGACCTGCACTCGCCCGAGTCCTCCCCGTCCGGGGCGTTCTCGGGGATGGCGCTCCGCGCCGTCCTCGGCGAGGGCGAGACGCAGCTCGCGCTCTCCCCCGGCATCCCGCGCGACCGGGTCGTCGCGGTCGGGATGCGCACCCTCGACGACGAGGAGGTTCCCGTGCTCGACGGTCTCCGCCGCCTCTCCGTGACCGACCTCGATCGACCGGACGCTCTCGCGGAGGCCGTGGCTGCGACCGGCGCGACGCGCGTCTGGGTGCACATCGACGTCGACGTGCTCGACCCCTCGGAGATGACCGGAGTGTCCGACGCTGCGCCGTTCGGTGTCACGCCGGCCGCGTTGAGCGCATCGATCCGCGCGCTGCGCGAGCGCGTCCCCCTGGCGGGCGCCACGATCGCGGGCTTCGCACCGCGCTCCCCTGCCGACGCCGTCGACGACCTCGGCGCCCTGCTGCGTCTCGTCGGAGCGATCGCATGACCGCCGACTGGCGGCCCGTCGCTGAGCGGGCGCTGGAGCGCGGTCGACGCCTCGACCGACGCATCCCCTCGTTCCTGCTGCGCTCTCCGATCAGCCGACTCGGCTACTGGTGGGGTACCGGCGTCGGGTGGGTCTGGGGGTCGCTGTGGAGCACGGGACCGGTCGAGCGCCGTGCCGGCCTCTGGGTGTTCCGCGGGATGCCCCGGTGGACGTACAACCGCGGCGGCGTGTGCGTGGGCGGGTGCTTCCTCACCGGCGACGCGCGACCGAGCGAGGCGATGCTGCGGCACGAGGCCGTGCACAAGGCGCAGTGGCTCCGCTACGGATTCCTCATGCCGGTGCTGTACCTGTTCGCGGGCCGCGATCCGCTGCGCAATCGTTTCGAGATCGAGGCCGGCCTCGAGGACGGGAACTACGTCCGTCGGACGCGCTGACTCGCAGCCGCGCACACGAGGACACACGCGGTCAGCTCACCGAAGCCGGCGACCTCGAATCAGCGACCGCTTCGCCCCTCGGAGAAGATCAGTGGTCGGAGGGCAGCAGGCCGAAGCGCTCGGGCGCGTGGATGCGGTGCGCGTCGACGTCGAGCGCTCCCGTGAGGTGCTCGACGATGTCGGCGGTGCCGAGGTAGCCGCCCAGGAGCGTGATGTGCGTCTCGTCCTCGTCATCGCACAGCATCTCGTCGGCCCAGGCGCAGGTCGCGCGCGTGAGGGCCTGCCCCGGTGCGCAGGAGCGACCGGTGCCGGGAGCGCCCGAGCGGCGGTCGCGAGCGAGCCAGGTGACGGTCATACGCCCGGGGGCGTCGATCACCCCGATGTCCGATGCCTGGGCGACCTCGATGAAGATGCGGCCGGAGGCGCACAGCGGCAGAGTCGCGAGGAAGGCCTCCAGCTCGGCGAGGGAGTTCTCGTCGGCGGTCACGAGGTGGTGCGCGCGACGGCGAGCGGCGCGGCGTTCGGCGCGCGAGCTGCGGGTGTCGAGGGAAGCACTCATGATGCTTCGATCGTACACCAAGTGAAGGCTTGCCTAACCTTCTTGGCCGACCGCTTCGACGAGAGTCGATCGAAGGGCCGCGAGCTCGGCATCCGTCATCCCGTTCGCCCGGAGGTAGCCGGCCGCCGACCCCCAGCGCTCGTCGACCACCGCGAGCAGGGTGCGCATGACCTCGGCGGGCGACTGGGTGGCGAGGGCGACAGCGTGCACGGCCTCCGGGTGCTGGCTGCGCAGGTAGGCGGCGATGCGCCGGGACCGCTCGGCTGGCAGCTGCGATTCGGTCAGAGCGTAGTCGTCGATCACCGCATCCCGGTCTGCACCGACGGCGGAGAGCGCCAGAGCGACCGTGACTCCCGTGCGGTCCTTGCCGACCGTGCAGTGCACGAGCGTCGGCTCCCCCTCCGCGATGACGCGGATGGCGGCGACCAGGCGATCACCGCTCTCCTCGAGCAGGTGCAGGTACAGGTCGTCGAGGCTCGTGTCGCTCTCGAAGAACGACCGCACCGAGCCGAGGAACAGGGGCAGATGCGTCGTCTCCGGCCCTTCAATCTCGCTGGGCTCGGCAGCGACCTCCTCCCCGTCGCGGAGATCGACGATGCGGTTGACACGGTGCCGCAAAGCGTCGGCGCCGGAGGTCGTGGCACCGGACAGCTGACCGGATCGCAACAGGATGCCGGAGCGGATGCGTCCGCCCTCGGCCGGCATTCCTCCGACGTCGCGGACGTTGGTGACGCCGTCGATGTCGAGGATCGTCATGCCTGTGCCTGGGGCGTGCGTGGCGGCACCGGGTAGCGGCCCGCGATCACGACCCTGTTGAAGGCGTTGATCGAGATGCACGCCCAGCTGAGGGCCGCGTACTCCTTCTCGGTGAAGATCGCGCCGACACGGTTGTAGACGTCGTCGGAGATGCCGTCCTCGGAGATGAAGGTGAACGCCTCTGCGAGCTCCAGCGCCGCCTGCTCCCGCTCGGTGAAGACGTCGCTCTCGCGCCAGGTCGCGATCTGCATCATGGTGTCGGTGTCGATGCCGGCCGCCGTGGCGCGGTCGACGTGCACGCGCGTGCAGTACGCGCAGCCGTTGAGCTGCGAGCAGTGGATCATGACGATCTCCTTGAGGCGGTCGTCGATCCCGTTCGCCGCGCAGATCTGACCCACGGTCTTCGAGAAGGCGTCCAGAGCCTGGTAGGCCGTCGGCTCGGTCTTGGAGAGGTGCACCCGCGTCTCGGTCATGCATCCATGATATTCCGCGGCGGTGTGGGGACGACGGGAGACCAGCGGGCCGTGAAAATGCAAAGACACCACAGAAAGCCACAAGTTCTCAGCAATGCGCCAAGACTATACCGAAAAGGAGTGTGCAGAATGATCTCGCATTTCCGCCGCGCGCGTCCGACGGAGCAGAATGAACACGTGGCGACCGACATCAGCGAGTTCAGCTATCTTCCCGCGCAGGCCGAGTCCCTGGGCGTTCCCGTCCCCGGCGTCGAGCGTCTCGTCCTCCCTCTCCCCGACGGACGTCAGGTGAGCGGGCTCCGGTACGGCACAGAGCCGCCGCGCGTCACCTTCCTGCACGGCGCCGGACTCAACGCCCACACGTGGGACACCACGGTTCTCGCCCTCGGACAGCCCGCGCTCGTGATCGACCTCGCCGGCCACGGCGACTCCGCCTGGCGGGACGACCTCGACTACACGCCGCGCACTCTCGCCATCGACGTCGCAGCCGCTCTCGACGCCTGGGCCGACCGGCCGCAGCTCGTCGTCGGGCAGTCGCTCGGCGGGCTCACCGGAGCCGCACTCGCTGCCGCACGCCCCGACCTCGTCGCCGCCCTGGTGGTCGTCGACATCACCCCGGGCATCGACACCTCGGCCGGCCCTGCGGCTCTGCGGGAGTTCTACGCCGGCCCCACGGACTTCGCGACCCGCGACGAACTCGTCGACAGGGCCATCGCCTTCGGCTTCGGCGGCACCCGTCCCGACACCGA is a window from the Microbacterium sp. LWO14-1.2 genome containing:
- a CDS encoding DUF3097 domain-containing protein, whose product is MDDRYGSDVLATGWRDRGKKPVPDVAAEIDLVVEVASDGFCGAVTRVQGGNVELEDRLGRKRLFPLGGGFLIDGAAVRLTPPAARQQGAKRTASGSFAVADQRARIALPSRILVEGRHDAELVEKVWGADLRVEGVVVEYLQGVDLLDELLAEEPPSATRRYGVLVDHLVPGSKESRIADAVARGPHGRHVKIVGHPFVDVWQCVTPRALGIRAWPEIPRGIDWKTGICRAFGWPHETQADTARAWQHILSKVRTYRDLEPALLGRVEELIDFVTAPAS
- a CDS encoding TPM domain-containing protein, giving the protein MKTRFLALAAAALTAAIVSLSAPIASATEPVTLDSGFVTDQAGVLSASDEQAIEDRLEQLSEASSVELFVVFVDDFTAPSDSVRWADTVADANGLGSDQYLLAVAVEGRNYYISAASDGPLSGGKLDGIEDKILPQMRDEDWSGAIMTAADEIQGDGGAGALRATLIVVGIVVLALLVWLVIALVRRARRNAAIRARGAMPEKPDPADPFSTLTDEQVQTQAGAALVQADDAITSSREELGFAVAQFGEAATAEFSGAVETAKAKMSEAFDLKQKLDDEIEDTVYDRRAWHIRIIQLCDEIDDVLDDNTEAFDALRELEQNAPQELERVRGERAALDPVLAGAEAALAGLAATYDQQALGTVIDNPAQAAERAALADRSIAAAAQAITDGRTGEAAFAIRTAEQSVAQAAQLVKAITDLGADLGRIESQAQALMAELQADIAAAQQLPDSTGTIAGIAAATAQQLQQAQAGSTGAGRNPQRMLDALTAANSQIDAAIAQGTQAVERARRVQQMMEQTLAQAESEIRAAREYIETRRGTVGSTARTRLSQAESTLTQALNLRPSNPEAALTEAGRALDLARQATASAQADVAAMNPSRYENDGWGGGGVFGGGGGSRGGGSGLGGDILGGIIGGLLSGGGGGGGSSRRSSWRSSGSGGFRSSGFGGGGRSSGRSGRSGGRRF
- a CDS encoding PspA/IM30 family protein, with amino-acid sequence MTKQSIFGRISTLVRANINSLLDSAEDPQKMIDQLVRDYTNSIADAESAIAETIGNLRLLERDHEEDVQAATEWGNKALAASRKADEMRSNGNAADADKFDSLAKIALQRQISAEREATGAEPQIAAQTEIVDKLKSGLNGMKEKLVDLKNKRSELLARAKVAEAQTKVQDAVSSINVLDPTSELGRFEDKVRRQEALAQGKAELAASSLDAQFESLEDLGELTEVEARLAELKAGGSTASRQAIEGS
- a CDS encoding arginase family protein; the protein is MVRFLVVPQWQGSPAARAMLLVDGASAIAGDLPRAATTVLDVPVEAGESLGTGVRRLSALRRTRELVAESMTADTVVIGGDCSVTVAALDALPGGTDDIAVVWCDAHGDLHSPESSPSGAFSGMALRAVLGEGETQLALSPGIPRDRVVAVGMRTLDDEEVPVLDGLRRLSVTDLDRPDALAEAVAATGATRVWVHIDVDVLDPSEMTGVSDAAPFGVTPAALSASIRALRERVPLAGATIAGFAPRSPADAVDDLGALLRLVGAIA
- a CDS encoding Fe-S oxidoreductase, whose amino-acid sequence is MTADWRPVAERALERGRRLDRRIPSFLLRSPISRLGYWWGTGVGWVWGSLWSTGPVERRAGLWVFRGMPRWTYNRGGVCVGGCFLTGDARPSEAMLRHEAVHKAQWLRYGFLMPVLYLFAGRDPLRNRFEIEAGLEDGNYVRRTR
- a CDS encoding SIP domain-containing protein produces the protein MSASLDTRSSRAERRAARRRAHHLVTADENSLAELEAFLATLPLCASGRIFIEVAQASDIGVIDAPGRMTVTWLARDRRSGAPGTGRSCAPGQALTRATCAWADEMLCDDEDETHITLLGGYLGTADIVEHLTGALDVDAHRIHAPERFGLLPSDH
- a CDS encoding tyrosine-protein phosphatase, which codes for MTILDIDGVTNVRDVGGMPAEGGRIRSGILLRSGQLSGATTSGADALRHRVNRIVDLRDGEEVAAEPSEIEGPETTHLPLFLGSVRSFFESDTSLDDLYLHLLEESGDRLVAAIRVIAEGEPTLVHCTVGKDRTGVTVALALSAVGADRDAVIDDYALTESQLPAERSRRIAAYLRSQHPEAVHAVALATQSPAEVMRTLLAVVDERWGSAAGYLRANGMTDAELAALRSTLVEAVGQEG
- a CDS encoding carboxymuconolactone decarboxylase family protein, whose amino-acid sequence is MTETRVHLSKTEPTAYQALDAFSKTVGQICAANGIDDRLKEIVMIHCSQLNGCAYCTRVHVDRATAAGIDTDTMMQIATWRESDVFTEREQAALELAEAFTFISEDGISDDVYNRVGAIFTEKEYAALSWACISINAFNRVVIAGRYPVPPRTPQAQA
- a CDS encoding alpha/beta hydrolase; translation: MATDISEFSYLPAQAESLGVPVPGVERLVLPLPDGRQVSGLRYGTEPPRVTFLHGAGLNAHTWDTTVLALGQPALVIDLAGHGDSAWRDDLDYTPRTLAIDVAAALDAWADRPQLVVGQSLGGLTGAALAAARPDLVAALVVVDITPGIDTSAGPAALREFYAGPTDFATRDELVDRAIAFGFGGTRPDTERGVFLNTRMRDDGRIEWKHHFAHLAAQALAAHDPGEASAPSVLSAAGWDDLARTDGAVTLVRAERGFVTAEDADDFARRLPHATVIALDATHNVQETAPRELAALIAERLPHEL